A segment of the Arachis hypogaea cultivar Tifrunner chromosome 5, arahy.Tifrunner.gnm2.J5K5, whole genome shotgun sequence genome:
GATGTTGTTGTTCTTATTATCACTGATACCGAGAATTCAATTATTGGACAGTAGTGGCAACAAAGGTGAGGAGGGAGGAGAGggtgaagaagatgatgatgatgatgatgatgatgatgatgatgatgatgttaatATGGGAATAGCAAGCACACAGCCACTGCATCCAAGACCCATTCTCTTCCATCACTCATCAAGAACAACACAAGAGCAGTAGCAGCACCATTCATTTTCCTCCTTTTCTTACtccaataataataagaataattctATGTCCCATCAGCAAGATTACCAGCAACAAGCAGCAGGAATCTTCAGCTTCACGAATGGCTTCGAGAGATCGACGGTAACACACCAACAAGCACAGATCCGAAGGGACAACAACAAAGGCTTCGATGCACCGCCACCACCATTAGTAGGGATAGACGAGGAAGAAGAACAAGCAGGAGGAGCTGCAGGAGGAGGCCTTCCCCATGTGTATGAAACCGCAGGCATGCTTTCGGAGATGTTCAATTTCCCTGCCACCGAGCTCCTGGAACAGCAGCACCACCACTTCCGCTCCCCTTCTTCGTCGAGGCCACAACCACCAGAGAACTGGTACGGAAGCAGGCAAGGCATGATAGCCACCACCACGACGGGGTTTGGAGGAGACTCCAAGCAGCAGATTTCAAGCATGAATGCGGATTCAGCAGCAGCCATGCACCTTTTCCTGATGAACCCAGCTCAAAGGAGATCTCCTTCGCCTCCTCCATCGGCAACCTCTTCCACTCTCCACATGCTTCTTCCCAACCATTCCTCCAACTCCTTGCAAGGGTTCCCTCCTGCTGGCTCCGCAGGAGGGTCTTTCGGGCAATTCACATGGGTTCCCGACAGCGGCGCCGGCCATGAGGGAGCAGCTAACAACCCTCCTGGCCATCACGAGATTAACGTGGTGGAAGGGCAAGGCCTTTCGCTGTCGCTTTCGTCTTCGCTTCAGCACTTGGAAGCTGCGAAAGCGGAGGAACTGAGGATGGGAGAAGGCGGTTTTCTGTTTTACAATCAAGGGGGAGGGGCGGCGGCGGCTTCTAATTCGGGTCATTTTCCGTACAAGAACCATTTGCAAGGTGGCATGGTAGGACAGGGGCACCTTGCTGGGTTCCCTTCTGCTTCATCTTCTTCGTCCTTAGGGGTAGTCCACGTTCTTAGGAATTCAAAGTATGTGAAAGCCGCACAAGAGTTGCTTGAGGAGTTTTGCAGTGTTGGAAGGGGCCACTTGAAGAAAAACAAGTTCAGTAGGCAGAATTCAAACCCTAATTCCACCGCCTCTCCTTCATCTTCCAAAGATCCTCCTCCTGCTGCAGCTCCACCTCCGCCTCCTTTGTCAGCTTCCGACAGGATTGAGCATCAGAGAAGGAAGGTCAAACTTCTATCAATGCTTGATGAGGCatgtaatctctctctctctctctctctttcgccCTCTCTCATCCATCAAGAGTCAATATCTTTTCCTTCATATTTATTTGctccattaattaattattattaaagggTGCATTATTAACCTTTCTCGTCACCACCTCTCCGCCCGCAcgcatataattaattaatttgaagaaaagaaaaagagggaaAAAGCCGGCTGGTATAATAGTAGGGCTGCATTTACATTTACATAGGATCGGATCTGTTGTGCTTCAGttgttgttccttattttaataaaaaggccaattttttcttctttattttattacaataaaTAATTGTGTGATTTGATTGGTGGGAGGGGGATCTTATAGTATTTTGGGTTTTTCTTAGTTTGGTGAAAACCATGAGGAGACTATCCATTAGGAGAATACGTCCATCAAGATGCgacgttccttcttcttctgatgaTCTGACGGACAAGCAACAAACCCACTCACTATCTCTTACGTACCACCCACCTTGCTTACACTTCCAATATTGCACCCCCAAACCCACCTTAATTATTCTCACTGTCAAATATTTCGATGCATCctccttttttaaaattaatttccctATTCAGTACATTGGGATATAACACCTcaccaaattcaaattaaatgctTAAATCAGAACATGATTTTCTGCCTACTCTATCCATTTAAAATCATTAACTACTAATGATTAGGCATATGTGTTTAAATTCATAAACTAACTAACTACCATATATCCATATTAAATGAATGCTAATGAAGTTGGTTGATGAAGAGGTTAATTAAAGAGAATAGGCATTCATGCATTAAGAAGCAATAATGAATAATTTATTGTGGATCAGGTGGACCGAAGATACAACCACTACTGCGAGCAAATGCAGATGGTGGTGAACTCATTTGACGTGGTGATGGGGTACGGGGCGGCAGTGCCGTACACGGCGCTGGCGCAGAAGGCGATGTCGAGGCATTTCCGGTGCCTGAAGGACGCAATAACGACGCAGCTGAAGCATTCGTGCGAGGTGCTGGGGGAGAAGGAGGGGGCGGGAGGGTCAGGGCTGACGAAGGGGGAGACGCCGCGGCTGAAGATGTTGGAACAGAGCCTACGGCAGCAGAGGGCGTTTCAGCAGATGGGTATGATGGAACAAGAAGCTTGGAGACCTCAGAGAGGCTTGCCTGAACGTTCTGTCAACATTTTGAGAGCTTGGCTTTTTGAGCATTTTCTCCACCCGTACGTCCTCCTTTAACCTCTTCAGTTTAGTCATAATTATACATACAATCACATTTCTTctcttattttgttaattaaaaaagtgTATAGATAGATAGAATAGGAAGATGCTTTGATGGAGAGGGAGAATCTAATCAAAAGGCGTATGTATAGCACAGTAAAATTGCAGTGTCCTTGAATGTTGTCTCGGCAGCAAATGAAAAGGTGTAAAGAAGCTAAGTCTTCTCATGCATGGGGCATCTTTGAGTAGTTAAtgcaaataagtaaaataaaacaaaggTAATTAGATGAAAATGAAATGATGATAAAGTAGAGAGAGTGGTCAGTGTGTGCAGTGATCCGCTTTACTTGTGGTAACTGATGGTGGCAGTAGTAATAGCAGCTAGGACATAGATCTTTCTTTGTTGCTCTTAGATTCTCACGCCCACCCCACCCCAGCCCAGGCCAGCCAGCCAGCCAGCCAGCCAtccatgaatgaatgaattgaaggaAAGAAAGGTTCAAAGTTTGGGGCTGGGGTACAGAAAGCTTGGTGTCTCTTTATACGGTTATGGCAAGGACTCTGATGTCATTTTCTGGTCTCTTTCTCAGGTATCCAAGCGATGCAGATAAGCATCTCTTGGCGAGGCAGACTGGCCTCTCCAGAAATCAGGTTCCCCCCTCTCCCACCCTTATTAACTTTCATTTATTGCTTTGCTTTCATTCATTCATATTAACAATTAATTATCTTCTCTTATATATATCTTGCATCACTAATCATTACCACTTATAAAACAAATAATCAGTATAGAGGGACAAATATATATTTATGTTAGCTACTAGGCTTCTCTGTGATTTGATTAATTACACGCACGGCCCACCTTGACGTGACTAAGTAACAATGAAAAATTTTTGGGACCAGTAGTAAGTTCAGATGCAACTTACATCATTTTGGGTTTTGTTCTGTCTTTCTCTATGAGGTAATGTGGGTCATAATTGCTTCTTCTTTTAActagctttctcttttctttttcctttcaattttccCCTCAAAATATATTTCAATTTACTTTTGGAATCTCTCTTCCTAGTgacaaaaattctaaaatttaaacgcCACAAGTAGTACAGAggcaataataaatatatattgctGTTGAGACATCAAAGTTTGCCTGTTGGAGctataaatttttgtatatatttaaagCGTGTTACAACATGCATccaaaatcatttattttaaatttatagaaattttaaattatttatataaataattacttaatatacTCTACCACCGTATAAAAATTTCTCTTTATGGATGTCCAGTTCgcgttcttttctctttctctctcacccAACTACACAATAGGAACCATAAATGTGAGAAATAAATGTGTGCTTTGAAGATCTATCTTAAAGTTTATGCCTTCTATCCTCTGTGCTAATGCCATATTCATGCAACTTCGTCCACTAGCTCGTTAAGTTATTAGTTTCACTTTTTTTGCTAATTTTGCTAATCATATAATCACGTGGTTTACACACAAATATAGCATACATACCCCGTTCTATATATATTATGCACGTTCTATTTTATCACTAGTGTCTTCTTTTTGTGTGCATGTAACTGTCAGCCGCATAACAACACAGAACTTTGCCCCCCTTATTAGCCCAGAAGATCTTTTACtctatcaataaaaatacaataactacacttaataattaatatgaaattataaattaatcaattACTTCGATATGTCTGTATCACCCTAGCAAATCTTTTCTGTATTAATAAATGTAGTTTAAGTCATgaagaataattaattatataaaaagaaagaaataaaggctATTAATATTTTACACTAGAAGCATATTATATAATAGTTGTCAGTAGTAATATACTGGTGATGACTAAGCTCATAAGGTCATAGATACAAGGCTATGTCGCTTCTGTTTATCAGAAGAAACTGCTGATGAATAGTTGCATGTTTTGGAGT
Coding sequences within it:
- the LOC112800640 gene encoding BEL1-like homeodomain protein 2 gives rise to the protein MSHQQDYQQQAAGIFSFTNGFERSTVTHQQAQIRRDNNKGFDAPPPPLVGIDEEEEQAGGAAGGGLPHVYETAGMLSEMFNFPATELLEQQHHHFRSPSSSRPQPPENWYGSRQGMIATTTTGFGGDSKQQISSMNADSAAAMHLFLMNPAQRRSPSPPPSATSSTLHMLLPNHSSNSLQGFPPAGSAGGSFGQFTWVPDSGAGHEGAANNPPGHHEINVVEGQGLSLSLSSSLQHLEAAKAEELRMGEGGFLFYNQGGGAAAASNSGHFPYKNHLQGGMVGQGHLAGFPSASSSSSLGVVHVLRNSKYVKAAQELLEEFCSVGRGHLKKNKFSRQNSNPNSTASPSSSKDPPPAAAPPPPPLSASDRIEHQRRKVKLLSMLDEVDRRYNHYCEQMQMVVNSFDVVMGYGAAVPYTALAQKAMSRHFRCLKDAITTQLKHSCEVLGEKEGAGGSGLTKGETPRLKMLEQSLRQQRAFQQMGMMEQEAWRPQRGLPERSVNILRAWLFEHFLHPYPSDADKHLLARQTGLSRNQVSNWFINARVRLWKPMVEEMYQQEQKEAEECGAAEEGEEEEEEEQNNSSNGGQQQAQNPSTTSGGESEIQVEGFSENQEGMVAQGGMASEMMPPQQSQRSMASDDTCRHGSYVAGAEYGTASTTAAAAAADIGSATLIRFGTTAGDVSLTLGLRHAGNVPRQNPFFS